The Flavobacterium marginilacus genome window below encodes:
- a CDS encoding AAA family ATPase — protein sequence MAFTASFIQELRDETSKIFAICSSLNKENLFVQKINELAVPNNSNGLLIKTEHFFLSDCIEMYNLCLGKENDRARFTLAYYYDALRNGSFADEKEVKSLNSLVGSENFKKHISKIRSENSLLWSKPSDKKYFIPSVLLEINNPDCERILEKYQNFLQYSYEVKFKNREDFGVFIGLETKDKKNENSDVTFVSENDSLEIVLQELDQLIGLEEVKKDVYELINLLKIQKKRSSEGLKNIEVTLHTVFLGPPGTGKTSVARLLSRVFKHLGFLSKGQMYETDREGMIAGYVGQTASKVDKVVEESLGGVLFIDEAYALTQNALGNDYGSEAVNTLLKRMEDHRADLAVVVAGYTEPMKDFVESNPGLRSRFNRFFRFDHFTPEQLFLIFENFCKNSDFIIDADAKEKLTDTFELLYSKKDENFGNARVVRNLFEKCVQNQANRIVSLSLINQEVLKTFTETDVPEPKDTQNQISFFIG from the coding sequence ATGGCTTTTACCGCTTCATTTATTCAAGAATTAAGAGATGAGACTTCAAAAATCTTTGCCATTTGTTCATCATTAAATAAAGAAAATTTATTTGTTCAAAAAATAAATGAGCTTGCAGTTCCTAATAATTCGAATGGACTGCTGATAAAAACAGAACATTTTTTCCTCTCAGATTGTATAGAAATGTACAATCTGTGTTTAGGAAAAGAAAATGATAGAGCCAGATTTACTTTGGCCTATTATTATGATGCTTTGCGAAACGGCAGTTTTGCCGATGAAAAAGAGGTTAAGTCTTTAAACTCATTAGTAGGTTCTGAAAATTTTAAAAAGCATATTTCAAAAATCAGAAGTGAAAACAGTCTGCTTTGGTCAAAGCCGAGTGATAAAAAATATTTCATTCCGAGTGTTTTATTGGAAATTAATAATCCTGACTGCGAAAGAATTTTAGAGAAATATCAAAACTTTCTGCAGTATTCTTATGAAGTTAAGTTTAAAAACCGAGAAGATTTCGGAGTATTTATTGGATTAGAAACAAAGGATAAAAAAAATGAAAATTCGGATGTAACTTTTGTTTCAGAGAACGATTCTTTAGAAATTGTGCTTCAGGAATTAGATCAATTAATAGGATTGGAGGAAGTAAAAAAAGATGTTTACGAACTGATAAATCTTTTGAAAATTCAAAAAAAGCGTTCTTCAGAAGGATTAAAAAACATTGAAGTTACTTTACACACTGTTTTTTTGGGACCTCCCGGAACAGGAAAAACATCAGTAGCCAGACTTTTGAGCAGGGTATTTAAGCATTTGGGATTTTTATCAAAAGGACAGATGTATGAAACCGACAGAGAAGGAATGATTGCGGGCTATGTGGGACAAACCGCTTCCAAAGTGGATAAAGTGGTGGAAGAAAGTCTGGGAGGAGTATTGTTTATTGATGAGGCTTATGCTTTAACCCAGAATGCTTTAGGAAATGATTATGGCTCTGAAGCGGTTAATACGCTGTTAAAAAGAATGGAAGATCATCGTGCAGATCTGGCTGTTGTTGTTGCCGGATATACAGAACCAATGAAAGACTTTGTAGAATCCAATCCAGGATTGCGGTCTCGTTTTAACCGTTTTTTTAGATTTGACCATTTTACACCTGAACAGTTATTTTTAATCTTTGAGAATTTTTGCAAAAACTCTGATTTTATAATAGATGCAGATGCTAAAGAAAAATTAACCGATACCTTTGAATTACTATATTCTAAGAAAGATGAAAATTTTGGAAATGCCAGAGTTGTCCGCAATTTATTTGAAAAGTGTGTTCAAAATCAAGCGAACAGAATAGTAAGTCTGTCATTGATTAATCAGGAAGTATTAAAAACTTTTACAGAAACAGATGTGCCGGAACCCAAAGATACTCAAAACCAAATCAGTTTTTTTATAGGATAA
- a CDS encoding lipopolysaccharide biosynthesis protein encodes MGLYKKLLQQTAIYGLATVIPRMFSFLLVPLYTGLLDKAEYGKLSIVFAWMIFFNVILAYGMETAFFRFYNSEKNKESVVETTIISIFWTTILFIFVALLFRNSLALWSGVDTQYITYSIWILALDALVIVPFSKLRANQRPIFYATIKIGNVVVNLCLNLFFLMFLPSISISQPNSFLSTVYIENFQIGYIFLSNIIASFLTFVVLFPDYFSIKWKFDYELWKRMMRYGLPIMVAGIAFAINEQFDKILLGKLLPANIADEQVGIYSACYKLGLFMVLYRTAYTLGIEPFFFSHASNENAQQTYATVTKYFVIFGSLILLFVIVFADLLKIIMIRDSTYWEAMKVVPLIILANFFLGIYTNLSVWYKLIDKTYVGAYISIVGGIVTLVLNYLLIPIYGYYGSAIATLAAYGSMMFISYYFGNKYYPIPYDKKKIGGYLSLSIGFSCISFYGFNQNYYIGVLLLAVFMGFIYYNEKETLLRILKRPVKN; translated from the coding sequence TTGGGATTATATAAAAAGCTTCTTCAACAAACCGCCATTTACGGACTTGCCACAGTAATACCAAGAATGTTCAGCTTCTTGTTGGTACCACTTTATACAGGATTATTGGATAAAGCTGAATATGGAAAGTTATCGATAGTCTTCGCTTGGATGATTTTTTTCAATGTTATCCTGGCATACGGAATGGAAACGGCTTTCTTTAGATTTTATAATTCTGAGAAAAATAAGGAAAGTGTTGTCGAAACCACGATTATTTCTATTTTTTGGACCACTATACTTTTTATTTTCGTGGCGTTGTTATTTAGAAATTCTTTGGCACTTTGGTCGGGAGTAGATACCCAGTACATTACGTATTCAATCTGGATTTTGGCATTGGATGCCTTAGTTATTGTGCCTTTTTCCAAGTTAAGAGCTAATCAGCGACCTATATTTTATGCAACAATCAAAATAGGGAATGTTGTTGTGAATTTATGTTTGAATTTGTTTTTCTTGATGTTTTTGCCAAGTATATCAATATCTCAACCAAACAGTTTTTTAAGTACTGTTTATATTGAAAATTTTCAAATTGGATATATTTTTCTTTCTAATATCATTGCGAGTTTTCTAACATTCGTTGTTCTGTTTCCAGACTATTTTTCCATCAAATGGAAATTCGATTACGAACTTTGGAAGCGAATGATGCGCTATGGATTGCCTATTATGGTTGCGGGAATTGCTTTTGCCATCAATGAACAGTTTGATAAAATCCTTTTGGGAAAATTATTACCTGCAAATATTGCCGATGAGCAAGTAGGGATATATTCTGCTTGTTATAAATTAGGGCTCTTTATGGTTTTATACAGAACAGCTTATACTTTAGGAATTGAACCTTTCTTTTTTAGCCATGCTTCCAATGAAAATGCACAGCAGACGTATGCAACTGTTACCAAATATTTCGTGATTTTTGGGTCTTTAATTTTATTGTTCGTCATCGTATTTGCTGATCTTTTAAAAATAATTATGATTCGAGATTCGACGTATTGGGAAGCGATGAAAGTAGTGCCATTAATTATATTGGCTAATTTTTTTCTGGGTATTTATACGAATCTTTCTGTTTGGTATAAGCTTATTGATAAAACTTATGTTGGGGCATATATTTCAATTGTAGGCGGAATAGTAACCTTGGTATTAAACTATTTATTAATTCCAATATACGGCTATTATGGTTCGGCTATTGCAACTCTTGCGGCATACGGAAGCATGATGTTCATTTCCTATTATTTCGGGAACAAATATTATCCAATTCCATACGACAAGAAAAAAATAGGCGGTTATCTATCATTATCAATTGGTTTTTCATGCATCTCTTTTTATGGATTTAATCAAAATTATTACATAGGAGTTTTACTTTTGGCGGTGTTTATGGGTTTTATTTATTACAATGAAAAAGAAACACTTTTGCGAATTTTAAAACGGCCGGTTAAAAATTAG
- the dut gene encoding dUTP diphosphatase: protein MTINIINKSQHALPNYETIASAGMDLRANITEAITLQPLERAIVKTGLFIELPIGYEAQVRPRSGLAAKNGITVLNAPGTVDADYRGEIGVILVNLSNDAFVIQNGERIAQLIIAKHERAEWIEVDELSETSRGAGGFGSTGVK, encoded by the coding sequence ATGACAATAAACATCATCAACAAATCACAGCATGCATTGCCAAATTATGAAACCATAGCTTCAGCAGGAATGGATTTGAGAGCGAATATAACCGAAGCCATAACATTGCAGCCACTAGAAAGAGCTATTGTAAAAACAGGTCTTTTTATAGAATTGCCGATAGGCTACGAAGCTCAGGTGAGACCAAGAAGCGGACTTGCTGCCAAAAACGGAATTACAGTTCTCAATGCACCCGGAACTGTAGATGCCGATTACAGAGGCGAAATAGGAGTAATTTTAGTAAATTTATCCAATGATGCTTTTGTTATTCAAAATGGAGAACGTATAGCACAGCTCATCATTGCCAAACACGAACGTGCCGAATGGATAGAAGTTGATGAATTATCCGAGACATCAAGAGGTGCAGGAGGGTTTGGAAGTACAGGAGTAAAATAA
- a CDS encoding sugar phosphate nucleotidyltransferase, giving the protein MKIIVPMAGRGSRLRPHTLTIPKPLIPVAGKPIVHRLVEDIAGVLNQPIEEIAFVIHESFGKKVEDDLITIAEKLGAKGTIYYQNEALGTGHAIMCAKDSLSGPAVIAYADTLIRADFDLDTTADSVIWVKQVDKPEAFGVVNLNEANEIIELVEKPKEFVSDLAVIGIYYFKDVAVLKNELQSVLDNNIIHGGEYQINDGIKQMMAKGMKFVPGEVDEWMDCGNKDVTVETNSRMLGFLHNDGINLVAQNVKLENSTIIPPCYIGENVILINTTVGPNVSLGNSCHVQNSTIKDSLVQTHSHIKNAVLDNAMIGNHASFDGNFTSISIGDYSVLE; this is encoded by the coding sequence ATGAAAATAATTGTCCCAATGGCTGGACGCGGTTCACGCCTTCGCCCACATACGTTAACTATACCAAAACCATTAATTCCAGTTGCAGGAAAACCTATTGTTCATAGATTAGTCGAAGACATTGCCGGAGTTTTAAATCAGCCGATAGAAGAAATAGCATTCGTTATTCACGAAAGTTTTGGAAAAAAAGTTGAAGATGATTTAATTACGATTGCTGAAAAATTAGGAGCAAAAGGAACTATTTATTATCAGAATGAAGCTCTTGGAACCGGCCATGCAATTATGTGTGCCAAAGATTCTTTGAGCGGACCAGCAGTTATTGCTTATGCAGATACTTTAATCCGTGCCGATTTTGATCTGGACACAACAGCAGACAGTGTTATCTGGGTAAAACAAGTAGATAAACCTGAAGCTTTTGGTGTGGTAAATTTAAATGAAGCTAACGAAATAATCGAACTGGTTGAAAAACCAAAAGAATTCGTATCGGATCTTGCTGTTATCGGAATTTATTATTTCAAAGATGTTGCCGTTTTAAAAAATGAACTGCAGTCAGTGCTGGATAACAATATTATTCATGGAGGCGAATATCAGATTAATGACGGAATTAAACAAATGATGGCTAAGGGAATGAAATTCGTTCCTGGTGAAGTGGATGAATGGATGGACTGCGGTAACAAAGATGTTACGGTTGAAACCAATTCCAGAATGCTTGGTTTCCTTCATAACGACGGAATTAATCTGGTGGCTCAAAATGTCAAATTAGAAAATTCAACTATAATTCCTCCTTGTTATATTGGAGAAAATGTAATTTTAATCAATACAACTGTCGGGCCAAACGTTTCATTAGGAAATAGCTGTCATGTACAAAACAGTACAATAAAAGACAGTTTGGTGCAGACACATTCACATATTAAAAATGCAGTTTTAGACAATGCAATGATTGGGAATCATGCCAGTTTTGATGGGAATTTTACCAGTATAAGCATTGGCGATTACTCAGTTTTAGAATAA
- a CDS encoding tetratricopeptide repeat protein — translation MKKKWTFIFAFSVLLCNAFSVLAQTEPEEIKVDGDKFQDFFYESIFQKSIENYDKSLAALDQCLKLKPNNATIYFEMGKNYLASKDYKNAYSSFEHAAQIDPNNKWFWVGLYDVCYETKDFNQAINIVSKIIPFDEEYKEDLVSLYMVTKQFDKALAGINELNEKVGKTERREMYKMEILSAGKFQNAEVTNLKDLIDKNPKEESNYIALIFLYSSNNEDDKAEEVAKKLEKEIPESVWAQISLFKNYIEKNDGSSAVKSMNAVLASPKVDPKIKHRILNEFLLFVNANPQFTADLDKAIGYFKNDKEINAAKEIGKFYHNKKQWDKAIKYYEMSEKNNSEIDLDTSLLWLQASTELKQFESVVKKAMTMIETYPAEPQFYYYAGLANNQLQLFKKAKDILEMGIDYVVDNKDLEINFNIQLGEAYNGLGDTAKKELYFNKANQLLKEKK, via the coding sequence ATGAAAAAAAAATGGACTTTCATATTCGCTTTTTCTGTTTTGCTTTGCAATGCTTTTTCGGTATTGGCACAAACAGAACCAGAGGAAATTAAAGTAGATGGAGACAAATTTCAAGATTTTTTTTACGAATCCATTTTTCAGAAAAGCATTGAAAACTACGATAAATCATTAGCAGCATTAGATCAATGCTTAAAATTGAAACCCAATAATGCTACGATTTATTTTGAAATGGGGAAGAATTATCTGGCTTCCAAAGATTACAAAAATGCCTATTCCTCATTTGAACATGCTGCGCAGATTGATCCTAACAATAAATGGTTTTGGGTTGGATTATATGACGTATGTTATGAGACCAAAGATTTTAATCAGGCTATAAATATTGTCAGTAAAATAATTCCTTTTGATGAAGAATATAAAGAAGACTTGGTTTCGCTTTATATGGTAACCAAGCAATTTGATAAAGCTTTGGCCGGAATTAACGAATTGAATGAGAAAGTTGGAAAAACCGAAAGAAGGGAAATGTATAAAATGGAAATTTTATCGGCAGGTAAATTTCAAAATGCAGAGGTTACTAATTTAAAAGATCTTATTGATAAAAATCCAAAAGAAGAATCCAATTATATTGCTTTGATTTTTTTGTATTCTAGTAATAATGAAGATGACAAAGCAGAGGAAGTTGCAAAAAAATTAGAAAAAGAAATACCGGAATCTGTTTGGGCGCAAATAAGTTTGTTTAAAAACTATATTGAAAAAAATGATGGCTCTAGTGCTGTAAAATCAATGAATGCAGTTTTGGCAAGCCCTAAAGTTGATCCAAAAATAAAACATAGAATTCTGAATGAATTTTTGCTTTTTGTTAATGCCAATCCGCAGTTTACAGCTGATTTGGACAAAGCCATTGGTTATTTCAAAAATGATAAAGAAATAAATGCGGCCAAAGAAATTGGTAAATTTTATCACAATAAAAAACAATGGGACAAGGCTATTAAGTATTATGAAATGTCTGAAAAAAATAATTCAGAAATCGATTTGGATACCAGTTTGCTTTGGCTTCAAGCCAGTACTGAACTCAAACAGTTTGAATCCGTAGTAAAAAAAGCTATGACGATGATTGAAACTTATCCGGCAGAACCCCAGTTTTATTACTATGCAGGTCTGGCTAATAATCAGCTGCAGCTTTTTAAAAAAGCCAAGGATATTCTTGAAATGGGAATTGATTATGTTGTAGACAATAAAGATTTAGAAATTAATTTCAATATCCAGCTTGGTGAAGCCTATAACGGATTAGGCGATACAGCCAAAAAAGAATTATATTTTAATAAAGCCAATCAATTATTAAAGGAAAAAAAATAA
- a CDS encoding DUF4292 domain-containing protein, with product MNRFLVRLLFVCIICVGSSSLLVSCKAKGKVAEASKKEDSKELSAERIVKNHYANKIDFKTLYIKSSVKYEDEKQSQNLSAEIKIKKDEQILVSIRFLGITMAKALITPVSVSYYEKLNGTYFEGDFSTLSKWLGTDLDYNKVQNMLIGQTLDDLTKGKYQDSLIDQSYRLEDLADSNTKKYFFFDKDLFLLNKQEISQTSENRNIEILYSNYKKYNENQLPADIGINAVQEKGKTSIDLEYNNITINEELNFPYSVPSGYKRILIK from the coding sequence ATGAATCGATTTCTTGTAAGACTACTTTTTGTTTGTATAATCTGTGTAGGCAGCTCATCTTTGTTGGTCTCATGTAAAGCTAAAGGAAAAGTTGCGGAAGCCAGTAAAAAAGAAGATTCCAAAGAATTGTCTGCAGAGCGGATCGTGAAAAATCATTATGCTAATAAAATTGATTTTAAAACGCTGTATATAAAATCCAGCGTTAAATATGAAGACGAAAAACAAAGTCAAAATTTATCGGCAGAAATTAAAATAAAAAAAGACGAACAAATTTTGGTAAGTATTCGTTTTCTGGGAATCACAATGGCCAAGGCATTAATAACACCAGTTTCTGTAAGTTATTATGAGAAATTAAACGGTACTTATTTTGAAGGGGATTTTAGCACCTTAAGCAAATGGCTGGGTACAGATTTGGATTATAATAAAGTGCAGAATATGCTGATTGGGCAAACTCTTGATGATTTAACTAAAGGAAAGTATCAGGATTCATTAATTGATCAGTCTTATCGATTAGAAGATCTTGCAGATAGCAATACAAAAAAATATTTCTTTTTTGACAAGGATTTATTTTTATTAAATAAACAGGAGATTTCTCAAACTTCGGAAAACAGAAATATTGAAATTTTGTATTCGAATTATAAAAAATATAATGAAAATCAATTACCAGCCGATATTGGCATAAATGCTGTACAGGAAAAAGGTAAAACAAGCATTGATTTGGAATACAATAATATAACCATAAACGAAGAACTTAATTTTCCATATAGTGTGCCAAGTGGTTATAAAAGAATTTTAATTAAGTAA
- a CDS encoding murein hydrolase activator EnvC family protein, with protein MQKFLLGLFFLCTTSLIWGQESQQEKLEKRKAEIQQEILDNEKLLKSVKNKERSAVNVIILQSNKIKLKEKLIRTTEKQTKILGNDMYINQLKMNKLNRELVVLKEDYAKMIVKSYKSRSEQSRAMFLLSSENFLQAYKRAQYMKQYTGFRKMQGEEIKSKTNELLGFNEKLNIQKIAKKKLLAENNKEKQSLEKEKREQLKLVNSIKKDKKKITADIKRKQTESRAIDRQIDRLIREAIAEANRKAASENPNASAGAYTSSRIVLTAEAKILADNFRANKGKLPWPVEKGFVSLGYGEQPHPVYPSLVIHNSGVEITTEQGANARAVFGGEVSSVIVLSPVNKAVMIQHGDCFTVYQNLSSVYVTKGEKVNIKQNLGKIRTNGDGRTILKFTISQNTTYNNPASWLYNM; from the coding sequence ATGCAAAAATTTCTCTTAGGACTATTTTTTTTATGCACAACCTCATTGATTTGGGGTCAGGAGTCGCAGCAGGAAAAATTAGAAAAGCGTAAAGCCGAAATTCAGCAAGAAATTTTGGATAATGAAAAGCTGTTGAAATCGGTAAAGAATAAAGAAAGATCTGCCGTTAATGTAATTATTTTACAAAGCAATAAAATTAAACTCAAAGAAAAACTGATTCGTACTACAGAGAAACAAACAAAGATTCTCGGAAATGATATGTACATTAATCAGTTAAAAATGAACAAGCTGAACAGAGAATTAGTTGTTCTCAAGGAAGATTATGCTAAGATGATAGTCAAATCATACAAAAGCCGATCCGAACAAAGCCGTGCTATGTTTTTATTATCATCGGAAAATTTTCTGCAGGCCTATAAAAGAGCTCAGTACATGAAACAATATACTGGATTTAGAAAAATGCAGGGAGAAGAAATTAAATCCAAAACAAACGAACTTTTGGGTTTTAATGAAAAACTGAATATTCAAAAAATTGCCAAGAAGAAATTATTAGCAGAAAATAATAAAGAGAAACAGTCTCTTGAAAAAGAAAAAAGAGAACAATTAAAGCTGGTGAATTCAATCAAAAAAGACAAGAAAAAAATCACCGCTGATATCAAAAGAAAACAAACCGAATCCAGAGCGATTGACCGTCAGATTGATCGTTTAATTCGTGAAGCAATCGCAGAGGCTAACAGAAAGGCAGCAAGTGAAAACCCAAATGCTTCAGCAGGAGCATACACATCGTCCAGAATAGTATTAACAGCCGAAGCTAAAATATTAGCAGATAATTTTAGAGCAAATAAAGGAAAACTGCCTTGGCCTGTAGAGAAAGGTTTTGTGTCTTTGGGGTATGGAGAACAGCCGCATCCTGTTTATCCAAGCCTTGTGATTCATAACAGCGGAGTGGAAATTACAACAGAACAGGGAGCAAATGCCAGAGCGGTCTTTGGCGGAGAAGTAAGCAGTGTAATCGTTTTATCTCCGGTAAATAAAGCGGTAATGATACAGCATGGAGATTGTTTTACAGTTTATCAAAATTTGAGTTCTGTTTATGTAACCAAAGGTGAAAAAGTAAATATCAAACAAAATTTGGGAAAAATAAGAACAAACGGAGATGGAAGAACAATTTTGAAATTTACAATTTCACAAAATACAACTTATAACAATCCTGCAAGCTGGCTTTATAATATGTAG
- a CDS encoding murein hydrolase activator EnvC family protein yields MPKYFLSFIFLITSAVIWSQDNQQKKLEERKVKIQEEIRENETKLQTVKKKEKTAAKAIVLQSNKIKLKEELIATTEKQKTLLGNSISVNQAQINKLEKELELLKADYAKMIVQSYKSRSEESRAMFLLSSESFLQAYKRAQYMKQYANYRRIQGQEIKSKSYALYTFNAKLDLQKSAKEQLIAENDKERLSLEKEKQEQEKLVESLKNDKKKIIADIKKKQLESKAIDRKIDKLIREAIAEANRKAAIAKAAREKAAREKAALEKAKAEAAAKAIALEKAKALEKKKEIEKANALAAAKAKAEAKPKPKPIPIPKEVEKAIAKEIPVVAKEAPVEPAAAVSSTKIDMSPKDKVDSDNFKANKGKLPWPVERGFISLGYGDQFHPVYKELKIHNSGLEFTTDSGASARAVFSGIVTRINVISPVNKLVILQHGDFFTIYQNLSSVKVSLGDNVSIKQSLGKIKTNGDGKTILKFVITQNMTYTNPKLWLAPK; encoded by the coding sequence ATGCCAAAATATTTTTTAAGCTTTATTTTTCTAATAACATCGGCTGTAATTTGGAGCCAGGACAATCAGCAAAAAAAATTAGAAGAGCGTAAAGTTAAAATTCAAGAAGAGATCCGCGAAAACGAGACCAAACTTCAAACGGTAAAGAAGAAAGAAAAAACAGCTGCTAAGGCCATCGTTTTGCAAAGCAATAAAATCAAGCTTAAAGAAGAATTAATTGCAACTACCGAAAAACAAAAAACACTTCTTGGAAATTCAATTTCTGTAAATCAAGCCCAAATAAATAAACTGGAAAAAGAACTCGAATTACTCAAAGCAGATTATGCTAAGATGATTGTTCAATCCTATAAAAGCCGTTCCGAAGAGAGCCGGGCAATGTTTTTATTATCTTCGGAGAGTTTTCTGCAGGCCTATAAAAGGGCGCAGTATATGAAACAATATGCAAATTATAGGAGAATTCAGGGACAGGAAATAAAGTCTAAATCATATGCTTTGTATACTTTTAATGCAAAATTAGATCTTCAAAAAAGTGCCAAAGAACAGCTGATTGCCGAGAATGATAAAGAAAGACTGTCTTTAGAAAAAGAAAAACAAGAACAGGAAAAACTGGTTGAGTCCTTAAAAAATGATAAAAAGAAAATTATTGCCGACATTAAGAAAAAGCAGCTAGAGTCTAAGGCAATTGACAGAAAAATAGATAAGTTAATCCGGGAAGCAATCGCTGAGGCAAACAGAAAGGCCGCCATTGCAAAAGCAGCGAGAGAAAAAGCAGCGAGAGAAAAAGCTGCACTTGAAAAAGCCAAAGCCGAAGCGGCTGCTAAAGCCATTGCATTGGAAAAAGCCAAAGCATTGGAAAAGAAAAAAGAAATCGAGAAAGCAAATGCATTGGCAGCAGCCAAAGCCAAAGCCGAAGCAAAACCAAAACCAAAACCAATTCCGATTCCGAAGGAAGTTGAAAAAGCCATCGCAAAGGAAATACCAGTTGTTGCCAAAGAAGCACCTGTTGAACCAGCCGCAGCTGTTTCATCTACCAAAATAGATATGTCGCCTAAGGACAAGGTGGATTCAGATAATTTTAAAGCCAATAAAGGAAAATTGCCCTGGCCGGTCGAAAGAGGATTTATTTCTTTGGGATATGGCGATCAATTTCATCCGGTGTATAAAGAACTTAAAATCCACAACAGCGGATTGGAATTTACTACGGATTCGGGAGCTAGTGCCAGAGCTGTTTTTTCTGGAATCGTAACGAGAATTAACGTTATTTCGCCCGTAAATAAATTGGTAATATTACAGCATGGTGACTTTTTTACTATTTATCAAAATTTGAGCTCAGTGAAAGTAAGTTTGGGTGATAATGTGAGCATAAAACAAAGTTTGGGAAAAATAAAGACTAATGGTGATGGTAAAACAATATTAAAATTTGTGATAACCCAAAACATGACGTACACTAATCCGAAACTTTGGCTGGCACCTAAATAG
- a CDS encoding Bax inhibitor-1/YccA family protein: MNSNNPFLNNKTFSTAVSRRTDSFNAVTIEENQDMTLSGTINRSLILFLLLIASATVIWWAASNELLNPAVPIIGGAIVGLILVLTASFKPEYSPYLAPGYALFEGLFIGGISVIFEAMYPGIVTQAVGATFVTFAVCLGLYKYKIVKVTEQFKSVVIAATLAIATYYLVSWLFSLFTSFVPVHYGNSMMSIGISVFVIVIAALNLFLDFDRIEKGVEQRMPKYMEWYGAMGLMITLVWLYIEFLRLLSKLNKK, from the coding sequence ATGAATTCGAATAACCCTTTTTTAAATAACAAAACATTTTCAACTGCTGTTTCCAGAAGAACGGATTCTTTTAACGCAGTCACTATTGAAGAAAATCAGGACATGACTTTGTCTGGAACTATCAATAGAAGTTTAATCCTTTTTTTGTTATTGATTGCATCAGCAACTGTAATTTGGTGGGCCGCTTCTAATGAATTACTAAATCCAGCAGTTCCAATAATTGGCGGTGCCATCGTAGGATTGATTTTAGTTCTGACAGCATCTTTTAAACCAGAATATTCACCTTATTTAGCTCCTGGCTACGCTCTTTTCGAAGGATTGTTTATAGGAGGGATATCTGTTATTTTCGAAGCAATGTATCCTGGAATTGTCACTCAGGCAGTAGGGGCAACTTTTGTTACTTTTGCCGTTTGCCTTGGATTGTACAAATATAAAATTGTAAAAGTAACGGAGCAGTTCAAATCTGTAGTAATTGCTGCTACATTAGCAATTGCAACCTATTATTTAGTTTCCTGGCTGTTTTCTTTATTTACAAGTTTTGTACCTGTACATTATGGAAATTCTATGATGAGTATTGGTATCAGTGTATTTGTGATAGTAATCGCTGCGTTAAATTTGTTTTTAGATTTTGACAGAATTGAAAAAGGAGTTGAACAAAGAATGCCAAAATATATGGAATGGTACGGCGCTATGGGATTGATGATAACGCTAGTTTGGCTATATATCGAGTTCCTGAGATTGCTTTCTAAATTGAATAAAAAATAA